A genomic window from Bacillus marinisedimentorum includes:
- a CDS encoding ferritin-like domain-containing protein: MMKFRMVVLAAVVGAIIGISVPVHAQQDIPADYGAAGALKDTDISIEEALTYAIQDEFLAQARYDAVISKFGQRRPFTNIKAAEQRHIEALIRLFRKYGIQVPVDDAKQYVSEPDTLNEAFQAGIGGEITNISMYEKLAGLPDLPTDIKAVMGNLSMASRQHLAAFRMGLEQL, translated from the coding sequence ATGATGAAGTTTAGAATGGTTGTGCTGGCTGCTGTTGTAGGAGCGATCATCGGTATTTCGGTTCCGGTTCATGCGCAACAGGATATTCCGGCGGATTATGGAGCGGCAGGTGCGCTGAAGGATACGGATATCAGCATTGAGGAGGCGCTGACTTATGCGATCCAGGATGAGTTTTTAGCCCAGGCACGCTATGATGCTGTTATCAGCAAATTTGGGCAAAGGAGGCCGTTTACAAATATAAAAGCTGCTGAACAGCGTCATATCGAAGCATTGATCCGCCTGTTCCGCAAATACGGCATTCAGGTTCCTGTTGATGATGCGAAACAATATGTCAGTGAACCTGATACCCTCAATGAAGCTTTCCAGGCCGGTATAGGAGGGGAGATCACGAACATTTCCATGTATGAGAAACTGGCCGGCCTGCCGGACCTGCCGACGGACATCAAGGCCGTCATGGGAAATCTCAGCATGGCCTCCAGGCAGCATCTGGCTGCTTTCAGAATGGGATTGGAGCAATTGTAA
- a CDS encoding GNAT family N-acetyltransferase — protein sequence MEQLETSRLILRPLERGDAESIFAYASDPTVAKFTTWEVHHHLDDTREFIELAILEHKRKDTLTWGIILKETGDLIGTAGLADLSFRHHCAELGYVIGKPHWRTGYVTEASKAVCTFGFRELELNRIMARCHPENTGSERVMQKIGMTYEGTMRQVYFADGIFEDRKVYSILKEEFPFAPLL from the coding sequence ATGGAACAATTGGAAACCAGCCGGCTTATACTCCGGCCGCTGGAAAGAGGAGATGCGGAGTCGATTTTTGCCTATGCTTCCGATCCCACGGTTGCTAAATTCACGACATGGGAGGTCCATCATCACCTGGACGATACACGGGAATTTATCGAGCTTGCGATTCTGGAACATAAACGCAAAGACACATTGACGTGGGGAATCATCCTTAAGGAGACGGGTGATCTTATCGGCACAGCAGGCCTTGCCGATCTCTCGTTCCGCCATCATTGTGCGGAACTCGGCTACGTAATCGGCAAGCCTCATTGGCGTACCGGTTATGTGACAGAAGCATCGAAGGCTGTCTGCACTTTCGGCTTCAGGGAGCTTGAACTGAACAGGATCATGGCCAGATGCCACCCTGAAAACACCGGCTCAGAGAGGGTGATGCAAAAAATCGGCATGACGTATGAAGGAACAATGCGGCAGGTGTATTTTGCTGATGGAATTTTCGAAGACAGGAAGGTGTACTCCATCTTAAAAGAAGAGTTTCCTTTCGCACCACTTCTGTAA
- the glpK gene encoding glycerol kinase GlpK, with protein MENKYILALDQGTTSSRAILFNKQGEIVNTAQKEFTQYFPEAGWVEHNAQEIWSSILSVIAQVLSSSGDISAADIAGIGITNQRETTVVWDRNTGRPVYNAIVWQSRQTAGVVEELKGQGHEQMVREKTGLLLDAYFSGTKVKWILDNVDGAREKAENGDLMFGTIDTWLIWKLSGGKAHVTDYSNASRTLMYNIHELKWDDELLKILGVPASMLPEVRPSSEIYAETVDYHFFGHNVPIAGVAGDQQAALFGQACYEKGMAKNTYGTGCFMLMNTGEKAVQSEHGLLTTIAWGVDGKVEYALEGSIFVAGSAIQWLRDGLRMFKDASESERYAERVESTDGVYMVPAFVGLGTPYWDSDVRGAVFGLTRGTSKEHFVRATLESLAYQTKDVLNAMVKDSGIELKTLRVDGGAVKNNFLMQFQSDMLNVPVERPVINETTALGAAYLAGLATGFWEDRSEIAEKWSVDKSFEVEMEDKQRNALYEGWQKAVHAAMAFK; from the coding sequence ATGGAAAACAAGTATATTTTAGCACTCGATCAGGGGACGACCAGTTCAAGGGCGATTTTGTTTAATAAACAGGGTGAGATTGTGAATACGGCACAAAAGGAATTTACGCAGTATTTTCCGGAAGCTGGCTGGGTCGAGCATAATGCGCAGGAAATTTGGAGCAGCATTCTTTCCGTCATCGCCCAGGTGCTGTCATCGTCCGGAGATATTTCTGCTGCTGATATTGCCGGAATCGGCATTACAAATCAGCGGGAGACAACGGTTGTCTGGGACAGGAACACAGGCAGACCGGTATATAATGCGATTGTATGGCAATCGAGACAGACAGCGGGGGTTGTTGAAGAACTGAAAGGGCAGGGGCATGAGCAGATGGTAAGAGAAAAGACCGGGCTGCTGCTGGATGCATATTTTTCCGGTACGAAGGTGAAGTGGATTCTGGATAACGTGGATGGTGCACGTGAAAAAGCGGAAAACGGCGATTTGATGTTCGGCACGATCGACACCTGGCTCATTTGGAAGCTATCAGGCGGAAAAGCGCATGTAACCGATTATTCGAATGCATCCAGGACGCTGATGTACAATATCCATGAGTTGAAATGGGATGACGAGCTCCTGAAAATACTTGGAGTTCCAGCATCGATGCTGCCCGAAGTGCGACCGTCATCTGAAATCTACGCGGAAACGGTGGACTACCACTTTTTCGGGCATAATGTTCCGATTGCAGGAGTTGCAGGTGACCAGCAGGCTGCCCTGTTCGGCCAGGCTTGCTATGAAAAAGGGATGGCGAAGAACACATATGGAACAGGCTGCTTCATGTTAATGAACACGGGTGAAAAAGCAGTGCAATCCGAACACGGGCTTTTGACGACGATCGCGTGGGGAGTGGATGGTAAAGTCGAGTATGCGCTTGAGGGCAGTATTTTTGTTGCCGGATCAGCTATCCAATGGCTGCGGGACGGCCTGCGGATGTTTAAAGATGCATCTGAAAGCGAAAGGTATGCTGAAAGGGTCGAGTCTACGGACGGTGTATATATGGTGCCGGCTTTTGTCGGTCTTGGAACGCCGTATTGGGACAGTGATGTCCGCGGTGCTGTTTTCGGCCTGACAAGAGGGACATCGAAAGAACATTTTGTGAGAGCTACGCTTGAGTCACTTGCTTACCAGACGAAAGATGTTCTGAATGCAATGGTGAAGGACTCGGGTATAGAGCTGAAAACACTCCGGGTTGACGGCGGTGCCGTCAAAAACAATTTCTTGATGCAGTTCCAGAGCGATATGCTTAACGTTCCGGTCGAACGCCCTGTCATAAATGAAACAACTGCACTTGGTGCCGCCTATCTTGCCGGGCTGGCAACAGGCTTCTGGGAGGACCGTTCAGAGATCGCTGAAAAATGGAGTGTCGATAAGTCATTTGAAGTGGAAATGGAGGACAAGCAGCGCAACGCACTGTATGAAGGCTGGCAAAAAGCTGTTCATGCAGCGATGGCGTTTAAATGA
- a CDS encoding aminoglycoside phosphotransferase family protein, producing MMELPHDFQETVRNVHGEEGERWIEAFGGLIRYCEERWGCKVLEPFSLSYNFVAPVLFNDETDGVIKLCVPGEGVNNEVEALSFFNRKSGMVTMKDYDLEKGIILLDRINPGTSLSAVNDDQEAALIASDVLRNLWTDPPPSTDLPTTEDREKSLLQQLRKYPDGTDGLSKETLIEATEMFRWLNETSRKKRLLHGDFHHFNVLSDGKDSWLAIDPKGLIGEAEYDLIQYMLNCLPETDMRTVIGTRVSIFAEELSLQRDRILKWGFCHSVLAALWCLEDKAGCEQKPIQAAEAFKQLITGQLPDL from the coding sequence ATGATGGAGCTGCCGCATGATTTTCAGGAGACTGTCCGGAATGTACATGGCGAAGAGGGGGAGAGGTGGATTGAGGCGTTCGGCGGACTGATTCGGTATTGTGAGGAAAGATGGGGATGCAAGGTTCTGGAACCTTTCAGCCTTTCTTATAATTTTGTGGCTCCTGTACTGTTCAATGATGAGACAGATGGTGTGATCAAGCTGTGTGTGCCGGGTGAGGGAGTGAACAATGAAGTGGAGGCCCTGTCTTTTTTCAACAGAAAAAGCGGGATGGTTACAATGAAGGATTATGATCTGGAAAAAGGCATCATCCTTCTGGACCGAATCAATCCCGGCACTTCTCTTTCTGCTGTCAATGACGACCAGGAAGCAGCACTGATTGCATCTGATGTACTGCGGAACTTGTGGACAGACCCGCCGCCCTCGACAGATCTTCCAACGACGGAAGACAGAGAAAAAAGTCTTCTTCAGCAGCTCAGAAAGTACCCAGATGGTACGGATGGGTTGTCAAAAGAAACGCTTATTGAAGCAACTGAAATGTTCCGCTGGCTGAATGAAACCAGCCGGAAAAAACGGCTCCTGCACGGCGACTTTCACCATTTTAATGTTCTGTCTGATGGGAAGGACAGCTGGCTTGCCATAGACCCGAAAGGCCTCATCGGAGAGGCTGAATATGATCTCATTCAATACATGCTGAATTGTTTGCCGGAAACGGACATGCGCACCGTCATTGGAACGCGGGTTTCCATATTTGCCGAAGAGCTTTCCCTGCAGCGTGACAGGATTTTAAAATGGGGATTTTGCCATTCTGTTCTGGCAGCACTATGGTGTTTGGAGGATAAGGCCGGATGTGAGCAAAAACCCATTCAGGCGGCGGAAGCTTTTAAACAGCTTATTACTGGTCAGTTGCCTGATCTGTAA
- a CDS encoding DUF2922 domain-containing protein — MAKKLELKFANEAGSVVTISLDDPIEPVDPLAVSAAMDEIITHNAFSSSGGNLTEKNGARIVERTVNDITIA, encoded by the coding sequence ATGGCAAAAAAATTGGAACTGAAATTTGCGAACGAAGCAGGCTCGGTCGTGACAATCAGTCTCGACGATCCGATTGAACCAGTCGATCCGCTGGCAGTAAGTGCGGCTATGGATGAAATCATTACCCATAACGCATTCAGTTCATCCGGCGGAAATCTGACAGAGAAAAACGGCGCCCGTATTGTGGAACGGACAGTAAATGATATTACGATTGCATAA
- a CDS encoding DUF1659 domain-containing protein — protein sequence MAEALVTDSQLRLVFDHGVDGDGKPIYKNKNFNNVKVDATADQLYNTGQALAGLQQHPLSRVERNDSFDLIQTTPTA from the coding sequence ATGGCAGAGGCATTGGTTACGGACAGCCAGCTTCGGCTGGTGTTTGACCATGGTGTTGATGGTGATGGGAAGCCGATCTATAAGAACAAGAACTTCAACAATGTGAAAGTGGATGCAACGGCAGATCAGCTTTATAACACCGGTCAGGCACTTGCAGGTTTGCAGCAGCATCCATTAAGCAGGGTGGAACGCAACGATTCGTTTGATCTTATTCAAACAACTCCGACAGCGTAA
- a CDS encoding YvrJ family protein, translating into MEQLLPLIQEVGFPVVVTLYLLHRIEGKLDTLNNTLNRLPERMQQVENIPYNDQKTV; encoded by the coding sequence ATGGAACAGTTGCTGCCGTTAATTCAGGAAGTCGGTTTTCCTGTTGTTGTCACACTTTATTTGCTTCATCGGATTGAAGGTAAATTAGATACTCTCAACAATACGCTTAACCGTTTGCCAGAACGTATGCAGCAAGTTGAAAACATACCCTATAACGATCAAAAGACCGTCTGA